The following nucleotide sequence is from Glycine max cultivar Williams 82 chromosome 9, Glycine_max_v4.0, whole genome shotgun sequence.
AGATTATCGCAATttcaactctattttatttcctagagtgaataaaataaaataaaaattaaatttgacttAATGctgcaatatttattttatttttcaatttcgaccattcaatattaattaaatacagTATGAATCAACTGTGACcatgaaattcttttatgtaggaatacatgaaaaaacaaaattgagaagtttcttaaaaaaaatagatttaaatacAGTTTTGgtctctatattttttaaaatccataattttgatcttttattttaaaatagagatatttatTCTTCTTGTTTTTAAAATCAGTAATTTTAGtcctcttattttaaaataaaaatatttagtctTCCACTTTTATAAAatccatgatatttttttatcacccaaataaatatatattaataaaagaaaggcACCACACAAcgccaaaaaaaatagaaaaagaaacataCCCACCAAGTTACTACAAAAGAAAGACAATGAAAATAATTCAAGTGTCAATCTCCAAATAACTTCAAATTTAGGCCACGATGTTGATCCTTCTGTTAGATTGAAACACTCAAACGAATCACATCGGAAAAAGATGAATTAGATTGAAACACCCAAATGAATCACACCGAAAAAAGATGAATCTAGACACCATACAAGTATGGCACTGCAGGGTTGATGATAACTTAAAGTAATTAATTGCTATTACATATACCAACAAGATGTATCTATTTTCAGCGGTCTTTCACTTAAGAATTTTATAGTTAAACGTGTTTGACTTGGAATAATTATGAAATGGGTGACCTTctaaaaaaattcctaaaaattGTTGACTATAAGATAGATTAAACAAATAATCTTGTGTCATGTCACTAAATTTATGTTGTATTAGGTTAATTTCTTACCAATCAACACCTTTCAAATTTGATGAAAAAATGACCAAAATTATGGATTTTATAAAACTAGAGGACTAAATGTCTATTTTAAATTAGGGAGACTATAGTTacagattttgaaaaatatggggactaaatatctatatttttaaataaggagatcaaaattatggattttgaaaaatagaaaaaccaaagtTGCATTTAAGTCaaaatattatatgttattaatGAAAACACAATGTTGTATGATGAATATATGATGAAGATAGTTTAAAATTagggtttaaaaattaataaagataaaatgaaaataagattttagataTGATTAAAAAGCCCCaatgataagataaaaataagactaaTAAACATGGGAATAAGATAAGTTTTTATCttgtcaatgttttttttttttatttctcatcaaTGATCTTAATTCCTGAGtgatattttactaaaaaaacatatatctaTTCTAGAAGTATATCTTCAGAACTATAAATTATAGTTCTAgatatatatttctaaaatagGTATATTTAATTCTGAAAATACATTTCTGAAAAGGGGTATACTTCTTTAACAAAAAGGATATAATGGGTAGTTGGGAGGTAGAAAGGGGGTATAAGGTGTACTTAGCAAAAGGGTGTAAATAACAAGagcagaaaaaaaatagagacttGTTGATTTTGGACAAGTAGTTTCGAATTTGGGCCccaaaagaagaagaggaagccCAATCCTTCGTTATAAAATCTTTGACTCTAACAGttttcaatttcgttttcttCATTGTGCCTCCGAACCAAAACCTGAAGCCTAGAACCTTCTTCCGTCTCACAGTTTGCCGGAATCAGCGATGGATCCTCAGCCTGAGCCAGTTAGCTACATCTGCGGAGGTTTCTTCTCTACTCTCATCTCATTTTGACCACATCGCGTTTTTCGTTTCCCTTTTCTGCTAGTGTTATAAGTGTGTTTAGGGTTTTGAGAGTGAAATGTGATTTTGCATGTGTATGTGCTGTAGATTGTGGAATGGAGAATACGCTGAAGCCTGGTGACGTTATACAGTGCCGTGAGTGCGGTTACCGTATCCTTTACAAGAAGCGCACTCGTCGCAGTAAGCTTCAATTTTACTAATGCTCTGTTTTGTATATAATTTCTCTGTTTCGTTCGTGGTTGCTGAGTTATTCTTTGCTTTGTTCACATGTTTATGTAGAGGTAATTAGTAATTATGGTTTATGAAATTTTAGCGGTTTGGTTAGAGATGAGTGAGTTTAAAACGAAGTCACGGGTTCTAGTTGCTCGCTCCAGTTCAGTGTGCAACAGTGGAGAGTAAGGCCCTGTTTGTTTAGTGTTCTAAAAGCagttatcttatttttgtttttataaattttgtcaCTGGAGTTCATTTGAAAGTGTGTCTTTGAGTAAATTGAATAGAGCACTTGATGAAGACCGAAAAAGATGGATGAGAAAACATCTCTGTTTCTGTTTCTTTGCTTTTAAAACACttgttttgtaattaattttcaaaacttgAGAGATTTTGGATAATAAATTGATTGCTGAGTAGTACGgtactattttataaaacagTTCCTGAAACCAAGAAGTGAGAGGGGCATCGAATGTGCTTTGGCGACCggttggtcatgggttcaaaTCCGTAACAGCCTTTTGCATATTTGCAAGGGTAAGGTTGCATACAATAACCCTCCCTATAAGTGCACTCTTATTCCCCTATAAATTACACTGTGGATTTAAAATTTCCTCTTACTCTTTGACTTCAACTCTCTCTTGAGGTCTTCCACGTTTCATTTGAACCTCTCTATACCGTGAAACCCATTTTTAGGTGGTGCACAATCatctaaaagtttttaaaaattgtaaattggTCCCTTTCACAGTCTAGTAGTCTAACACCAGCGGATAATGAGTTATTTCTGTTCCACCTTTTCAATTTGCAATTCAAACTACCATGGACTGAGTTCCTGACCACTTTGTAGTAGAGCTTCATATGATCTAGAGGTGGATGCCTATCCATTGGACCGAAACTGTAGTGTAAATACggatgtttcaatttggaaacctGTCCTGAATATAATGAGTGGATGTAATTTATCTCAAAACGATAACATGTTTTGAAGTTCTAGCAAGTTTTATTAGAGTTAATTAAAAGATGATGTGATGAGTGACGTATTGAAGGTTGGTTCATAAGAGATAGCTGTATCTGCTGAGGGATATCTTGATCTAGGCAGATAAGACTCAAaaggaaagagaagagaaaacaagaaaaggaaaaaaaaagttaaaatgaaaggcTAATTATGATGTTCATATTGAGTGTGGCTCGCCTTTGTTATGCCTCAGTATCAGAAAATTAATTACCAGATTCCTTAAGGTGTGCCCTGTTGTGCTGTGACTTTCTTACATATGCTTAATGCTGTGGTTTCTTTTTTGTTCCGCCTTCTACATACATGCAATTTACTTACAGTACTCTAAAAATTCTGGTTTCTATGCAGTTGTCCAATACGAGGCACGCTGAAGAAAACTGCTCTGACATTGGCAAGTAATTTCCATGGAAATTGTTACTACATCTGTGTTGTGATATTGAAGAACTACTTTTAATTCTACAGTACCATTGCTTTTGGGTGATGTttagaaaaggataaaaacttTGAAATGTGAATATGTTACAAATATTTGTGTTTCATTAGTTTGCAATTTTATCACTACGatggttaaaaaaaagtttcaactAGGAAAAGGATTGGTGCTCTTAATGGATCAACTTGCTATGATTTAGAAAACAGTCTGCCCACGCAACGCTTCATTTGTGGCTTGTAAAATGAGTTCCATTCGAAATATAACATATTTTGGCAAAGTTATAGGCTTTGTTCGGCAAGGCCTCCTTTTCGCCAGCtttttagcttttatttttactagttgtttaattgttggataaatttttttaaaagtaatttttagtattttttgaattattacttaaaataatattttttaaacattaatttttgatttttttatttttatctttaatatatttattcatttttttatttttatttttgatatattttttttattatttttaattttatatttttcagttatttttatcaaatatttataattttataagttagttttttaactttagttaattttttaagttagtTTTGTTAAAGATAGCCATGATTGGATTATATTAAATCATAATAATCAATTTTGGATAGCAGCCAGCGACTGATCCTGAAATTTTGATTAGTGGatagtgattttttattttttgaaaatggatagtgaattatttttattattatagtgGAAATAATAGATATGTACATTGTATACGAATTGGATAATACTATTTTCAATTATCGGTTTCGATTAAAACATGAAACGGTTTTATAGAAAAATGCTTATGGCAATTCATTGATAATTAAATGTTCAACACAAGTCGAAACATGATTTAAAATAACTCAAGGCATCCGAGCAagcttttatcattttttttagttaaaaaaagtatttgattatttagtaaataagttttttttctaactttttatatttttaaacttaaatatttatcaatttttttcttatcttttttaaacaaattatgattattattttttagttattttaaaccttttaattattctaatgaataattttatagaataattataagttaattttttaacttttaactaattttttcagTCAATTTTGTTAAAGATAACCTAGATATGGGACTGCCCTTACTAAAGCATAAGCAACACCATTGCGT
It contains:
- the LOC100790164 gene encoding DNA-directed RNA polymerases II, IV and V subunit 12, which translates into the protein MDPQPEPVSYICGDCGMENTLKPGDVIQCRECGYRILYKKRTRRIVQYEAR